The sequence below is a genomic window from Lycium ferocissimum isolate CSIRO_LF1 chromosome 9, AGI_CSIRO_Lferr_CH_V1, whole genome shotgun sequence.
gtatattcgaaaactttaatgacaagaggggtatttttgacccaaatttgtaatagaggatatttttagcccctttcccaaatcatttcATTTATCAATTTCTTTCTTGGGGGAGGGGGAAAAGAGGCTGTCGAAATGGTTCTAGGGGAGCACGAGGGAGGGGGAAGTTGAATTggaaatatttttctctttggTCAAGAGATGAATTCGAAGACTTCCATGATAAATTGGGCTTAACCCCAATTTCCTTTAGATCTCACCTAAGATACAAGACTATTGATACATCTCAAGAAAGTAGAAACTAAACAGCTCTTGCTACCTAGCTCAAAAAGAAAATACGAAGAAAAAGGATAAGCAAAAGGAAATGTGGTACTTACACGATTGTGCATATCTTGTGGATCGATCTGAGGAAGCATATGTATAGCCCTTGTGATTGCGTGAACCATAGTTGTAGGATCTGGCGCAGCCAGAACAACCATGTCATCTGGAAGAACCTGGACAAGAAGTAcaaaaacatgataagtataaCAACGAACAACTTACAAAGTAGAGGCAAGGAGATCTTAAATTATTAACTAGTCAAGCAAAGAGAAATGAATCATGCCTCTGGAACACCTCCTACACGTGTACTGACTGTTAGTAATCCACAACTTGCAGCTTCCAATATAGCTATGCAAAATGCTTCTGTTAAAGAACTGGCACAATAATGCAAGAAACAGGAACGTAAATGAGGATTAGAAACGGGGAAGGTGGAAAACTGGTTGTTGTTCAACCACAAATCAAGCGTGTTTAAATATGCCCAGATGATATTTTTGCTAGCGCTTTCGCAGAAGAAGAATGAGGTAAGGTAGCAATTCaatgctttcttttttattttttatttttctaatgaGCCATGTATCATTCATGGTTTCGACACCTCAACCTCACATTGAATATAAAAATCAACtatgtgaagaagaaaaaataaccATGATTATGTCACCTAGTTGATTCTTTTATCTTATTAAGATCACGTACTCAATGTAGCACCTTGCAACTTCTTtttgttgagaaaaaaaatgagaccAGTGAGGATGCAGAATAGAGTACGTGATCTTAATGAGAATAACACTTCCGTAATGGATTCTCCAACGGAACTCCTTTCACTTCAAGATGTTTGAATTCTCCACTCGTTTCACCAAAATTGTCAATGCCATCAATCATATGGACACGGGAAGTACGAAAAAAACCCTTTCCTATTGGCCTATGGCATTCATCTTTGTAAAGCTATTGGTTTTCTTCGAATACATGATTTTACATTCAACAAACAGGTACAGAGCGATAAGCACCACATTTCAGAAGATTATCAGAGACCGGTGCACCCAAGGTGTGGCCCAGCGGtcaatgaagttgggatggatcaTGGGAGACCAGGGTTCAAATCCTAGCAGATCACCTCCTCCTTCACTGCAAAGTTACTAAACAATGCTGGGACCTGTTCTTGAATATCTGTGGAATCTATTGGGTAATCCCACTGAAGGTTAGAGATTTGACGGAGTGCTGGCAACACCAGAGAATTCCTAGAGGCTTAAAGCAGATCTGGAGAACCATCCCTATATTTATTTTCTGGACCAATTGGCTAGAGAGAAACAAGATATATTTTGAAAACCCTAAGAATTATATCTCCAGAATCAATGATAAGTGCCTCCAAAATTTATATTTCTGCAGTAAATGTTTATGGTGGATAGCCTTAGCAATTTTATCGATTTTCTAGATTTACTTGGTAGGAAGATGTAACATACTGCATGGCCATCCCTTGCAGGTCTTTTGTATCCTTTTAGTACCATCTTGCTACCTCAATAATAAACCTTACCTTATGAAAAAAATTCTAGCAGAGGCAAGAAATATTGAATTCTATTCATCCATCTCCACCTCAATAGACACAATGACCCGATATCTATGTTGGTGAGAGGTAACAGATACCCGGTGGATAAGTCGAGGTGTGTGCAAGTTGTCTCAGACaccaccataatatatatatatatgtatatatatatataaataaaaataaactgtAAAGAACGAAGCATCATATTTTGTGTATCAAATAAGGGAAACTTTGCATTACAAACAATTATCACAATTCAGTGAATTAACTGAGACTTTAGTGTATGTAAATAAGCACTAGCATCATTTACTGTGTAAAAACAGAGAAGTTTTCAAGAATTTAAGAAAAGGAAATTGAAATGATTAATCAAGCAACAATATGAATGCGGGTTTGCGGTAATAAGATGAAAAATGTAGTTCACGATTGCATAATCTTTTTTCTGTCAAAACTAATCCAGAAGACTAGATAGCATTGCTTAAGAGAAAACTAAGGCAGATGCCAAATAAAGGAATTTCAAAGAATAAAACGATATAAGTTGTAGGCTGTACACAATAACACTTGAAGGTCTCACACCTGTTCAAAAATATATGGCCAGTTATTAGTACAGACCGTACTTTATTATGAGGGACAGCACCCAACATATCAACTCGGTCTTGAAGTGAGTGCTTTTCCCTCATTTCTTCCAGACGCACTCGTTTGGGTCCATCTCCTCCAACAATGAAGCGAACCTTAGCAAATACAGCCAAATGACTTGCCGAAGTTCAGAATTCATAAACAAGGTCAAAATCCACTTACTAGTTTTGTAACGAAGACCATGATGATGAAGAACACTTACATTGGGATGCAAACGGCATACTTCAGGGATTACTTCAACGAGTAAATCTGCTCCTTTCCGATAAACTAACCTACttatcacaacaataacaatttcATGCCTGCTGAGTCGCTCTGGAGCAGGTGTAAACATGGCTGTGTCCACAGCATTTGGAATAACATACACCTTTTCAGGCGGCAGACCAGACCTTAAAACTGTATTCTCTTTGCTCGTGTGAGAAACACATATAGCCTGAGTCACATCGGCTAGAGTAAATTGTAGCACCTTATTCATGTGAATACTTCCAACATCCGAAAAACCATAGAGAGAATGATCCGTGAATACAACTTTGTAACCCATGGTGcgagcatgcataagagcttcATGACATAAGGTTGAGAAGGCTTGATGTCCATGTACCAGCGATATCTTTTCCCTTATCAGAATTGTCCTTGTAATTGAAAGTGTTCCAAAGAAGGTTGGCAATGTGTTTTGCATGAGAAATGGCTTCCATGGGACATAATAAACTTTCAGGCCATTTGTCATATATCTTACTCCAGAACGATTCTGATAAGCATGAGTCATAACAACCACCTGAAATGTATAGAAAGGAACAACAATAAATGAATTCATTAAAGGTATCTGATTATGGGTGTgttctacaacaacaacatacccagtgaaatcccacaaaatgaggtctggggagggttcaatgtacgcagaccttacccctacctccgGAGGTAGAGAAAATGTAAAATGTTTTCCAATATTCCCATGTTTGGTAggtcaaaatttttggaaaacaagttccttaaaaattgaggaaaatgacttccctaatggaAGTAGGGAAACGAGTTCCACATTGATTGTATTCTCCCCACCCTTCAAAACACCTAATCTTCACCCCCACCCCCGCAGCCCCATCCCCACCACCCCACActcctacccccacccccaccattCACAGTTTTTGTATTATGAGAATTCATCATGAATTTGCAAGTTTTACGCTGGCTACCAGCCTACTGCAACCCTCCTCCTTAATCCGAGCTTGGGATAGGTAACGTAAGCAAGCTCACCCCAATTTGTTTGGGACTGAggtgtagttgttgttgctttTGGGATAATATGTTTTGCTTACGTACCGAactcaagaaaataagtaagaaacccacttattttctttcttttctagctAAAAAATAAGTCCCTTCCAGGTAGCAACAACAAAATAATCTCTtatcattcatattcaatcaaAACCACTTTAAGAGAGGAGACAGTGCTTACTAACCTTGTGGCCTTCCTTAATCAGGCATTGTGATAGATAGTATATGTGGTTCTCCACACCACCAAAATTAGGGTAGAAAAAATCTGAGACCATTaatattctatgttttccagGTTCACCCATGATAACAGACACTCCTGCAGCAGAGGAAACTATTTACACAACAAtctaaggggaaaaaaaaaaaaaactcagtcCATTTCGACACAACTCACGTTACCCTCTAATCCTTCACGTCAGGGTAACCTACAGGAAAAGTAGGTACGGGGTAAAtctactataaaaaaaaatgtagggTAAAAGATACAATGAGGAAATGACGCGATCACACCATACCGATTGTTACATAAAATGGGATTTTTCATCATTACACAAAAATGGATTTAACGATAAGATACAgtaaaatttaagtaacaatcaaaacaaacattatatttaaactaacaacacaacacaatgcAATACAACAGGTaacaaccattcaaacaagctTCTGCAAAAAAATAGAGTAGCATATAATTAAACTACAAAAGTCTGTAAGGTATTACCCCCGTTACTCTCTAATCCTTCATGTTCAAATTAATGTTGGAAAGCTGGATCTTCTCTGATTTCATCGACAAATTGCCAGAACACAGATCTAACAAGCTAACTCAATTGAAGTTGCtctttttcaataaaatttaaagCTCAGTTTCATTTTGCCCACAAAATTCAAGCAAATTGGTTACATTATTGCTGAAGGAGCACGAGAATAAAGATTATAGTGTCGCCCAAGTTCCATAATCGACGTTGTTAGATGTGTTTTATGAAATTGCACGATTTggccttcaaatgggttggtctttaatttttggccttcaaattggctggtttttaatttttggccttcaaataAACTGGTGTTTAATTTTAGTCCTTTATCAATACcacataaaaaatttaaaagcaaaattcACGCGGACATAACTTATAAGTAGGATATTATGATGCaaaaacataaatttatattttgccaGAAAGTTATTTGTTATGAAGGTGTACAATAGTCTCAAAGACGTAATATTTTTCTGTTTTGGAGCCCAAATCACAATGTGGCCCTCTTTTTTCTAGAGAAATTGGAGCTAGAATTGTAAATTTGTAATGATATTATTTAAATCCGAGGATAAAGAGCAAATTTTTGTTCGGACAGTTCTTCTCTTGTGGTGAAATGATTTGGATCTAGAATTGTAAATTTGTAATGATATTATTAAAGTTCCGATGGTGAAGAGCAAATCTTTGTTCAGATAACTCTCCTTTTGTGATGACATCATTATATATCGAGTGTATGACAAATATAATCAATATATGTCACGTATAGCACTGTGCATACATTAATATATATACGAAATACAAATGACAaatctatttcttctctttcgAGCTAAATCTATAAAAATATTAGTTGAAACTCCATTAATCGTCACCGCATAAAAAACTTGATAAGCCTAAACAGTAGAGTTCCAACCAAGTTTTCTTAAGTGGTCCAAGAAAATATGACCAGAAGAGACAATCAAACTCTCCAAAATGTCACGTGGACAAAAAGTCTTATGTGGGAGTGATACTTCATGCCTCCTTAAGCTAAAATAGTCACGTGATGAAAACGATCACATGACAAACATAAAGAGGATAATTAGAACAACATGTTTGAATATGCATCgaataaataatcataaattaaaattaattatttatatatgccTTTGCGTATATGGACGAATGAGCTTGGCCAGTGATGATCTTCGACTTCAATACGGTATTACCGAATATCataccgaaccgaagtttgatttaCCGATTATtgaattaccgaaccgaagtttgaaagTTCGGTATTTGGTATCTACTTTCAATTATCAATTACCGAATTACAGAATccgaactttgaaaataccgaaccgaataccgaacgcTCTCCCCTAGGTACGTTGAAGAAAGAGATGATAAAGTTTTCTGTCTTAATTGTCTTTCTTGATGTTAGGATATACTATTAATCATGCGGTTTGATTATAGTATTACGTTTTATTCCTTTTGGAACaatggtttatttatttattcaattcaataaagTCTTATTTTGAATAGATCATTCGTTCATATGTGTGCCccttacttatatagtagacgATTTGGTGTATGGAGTTTTAGCTCATTGAAGATTAAATTGTCGTTCTTATAGGTTATAAAGTTAATGTTCACAATCAAAGATGAAACTGGGCAAAGTATCTTGATGATTGTAGCGTAAGATTAAAATATAATCTATCTTGATTATGGGAATGATTTTTGTTCCAACTTCTTATGCTAGTACATTTggtatgtattgaacggaccaagtagaaataagtgatgaatatataaaacaacctctctactcattaaatgtacttatactcttaatctttaTATGGTTGTTATGATCAATGTGCTtcgttcattattttgatttattaaaaggtacgactatTTGCGAGTTAATGTATtctggtaaattggataatgacAAAGTGCATTTGTGAAATAACAATTAGCAaatagaatccatgtctcgaccttgagattgatgatacctctttatggatgcttataagttttcatgtgaaaaccctgcaggtgtattttgtatccgtcacatgaaataagttaagcggaagtataaaggattaaattagtcgatgaattaaattgtcagtaatttaatttatttgattggtatctgtaatcttaacatggggagttaaataagtttttaatgaATGATTTCGAAATTAAACAGAGAAGTGCAATTACAGTTTTCTAGtggaataaattgtaatttattgtggtaggattaattcactCATATCCCGAATTAATACCGcaataggaagcctcgttattAAATCTGTGATCCCTGTTGTGCCTGAATATTCtagaacaaagaaaataaaaggaaaaataatatcctTGGTGGGTCAGGAAAAGGCTACACGTTTTTTGCTAGGGTTTACCCTAAAAACGAGTGTATATAAAGAAAGCCATTCAACCCTAAGTGATATTCATTCTTTAGTCGCAATACTTGCCACTCAAGTATTTCGTTCATAGAAGTTCACAGTAGAAGATCGTAGACCTGGAGAGTACGGACACTATTGAAGATTTGTGTAACAGCTTCAAAAGGTTAGTGTTACAATCTCGTATTTGATTATGTTTGTCTAGTTTACATGTAAGAATATGATCTTGGTTGTTTGATTCCGCTGCGTATACATGCCTATTTTCCATCACTTGAAAGCTTCAATTAGGCAGAATTTAGTCTTGTAATGTTGAATACAAtgtttcttttgaaagcaatactagacatatatagtgaaaaagaatttattcttttggtgaCGAATGATTGAAGTTTATTTGTACCTCTAattttgagaaatgaattgcAGGAACTGTTTCAAAAAATACGACACTCACAAAGATCGGAAAATTATAggtatttatttattatatttctcGCTTCTTCTCATAAAGTTATGATTAGAAAATATCTTTATTCGTGAATATGTATGAGAtcattttttgttaaatttgtgaaatttttgatgaaaagttatacatacatatatatgaacaCCCATTTGAATTTGTGTGAGCGTTtgttttcaatattttaaaaatgatattttctcaatttctatttagtatttgaaaataataatttgctctcgtttatccttttatctcattcattattttggaaattaaaaaattatatacgtacacacaaaagaagaggaaaagaagGATGATACAAAgcttttataaaaatatagaaCTAAACttattttgattgttttatatttattatttttgaaattaatGTCATATCATAAAAATATTACTTTGCTACATATATTAATGTATATTATGTTGGTTTCTAATTCAGTTTCttatatgaaaatataatacataGTTCGTCGTTTTATAAATGGAATTATTTAATCATGTTAATATCGTTTtgtaggtctgcgtacactctaccctccccagaccccataATGTGGGATTCTCTTTTGCGTATGTTGTTGTCGTAATATCGTTTTGTATGTAAGATATGTAGGAATGTCATCCAAGTTTGGCAAATGGAAAAACAAGGCactgataacgtccaaatccactcctcaaagagaaagtgtacacggtcgtcgcaatataatttacccaactatgagtcgggatcgatcccacagggaacaatatactaggcgatttaaacaagtaaggaattatcaccaactaagccaagccaaacacattttcaatatttgatttttaatttaaaaactaacaaagataaaactaactagaaagcaggtaaaatgatcaatggccacaagtatggatacaaagggaattacgctcaagtaacgatctaatatatttcacgattttacaactaagagcgggtttatgttaatagataatgatttctaaaatctcattgaaaatcttccaaccaaatcaatgaattt
It includes:
- the LOC132030683 gene encoding phosphatidylinositol N-acetylglucosaminyltransferase subunit A, whose product is MGEPGKHRILMVSDFFYPNFGGVENHIYYLSQCLIKEGHKVVVMTHAYQNRSGVRYMTNGLKVYYVPWKPFLMQNTLPTFFGTLSITRTILIREKISLVHGHQAFSTLCHEALMHARTMGYKVVFTDHSLYGFSDVGSIHMNKVLQFTLADVTQAICVSHTSKENTVLRSGLPPEKVYVIPNAVDTAMFTPAPERLSRHEIVIVVISRLVYRKGADLLVEVIPEVCRLHPNVRFIVGGDGPKRVRLEEMREKHSLQDRVDMLGAVPHNKVRSVLITGHIFLNSSLTEAFCIAILEAASCGLLTVSTRVGGVPEVLPDDMVVLAAPDPTTMVHAITRAIHMLPQIDPQDMHNRMKKLYSWPDVARRTEIVYNRALKCSNPPLLDRLSRYLTCGTWAGKLFCIVMIVNFLLWRLLQLWQPDKDVEVVPDFQLSKSQHEETPFDTKTEKSL